The following are encoded in a window of Providencia rettgeri genomic DNA:
- a CDS encoding GntP family permease, with product MSYIPVIGLAVAIFVLIFLVLRTRVHALLAMLIAAAIAGICGGLTGAETVTVITKGFGSTLGSIGIVIGLGVMMGRVLEVSGAAEQIAYSFIKWLGKKREEWALAITGYIVSIPIFVDSAFVILYPLAKALAKNGKRSILTLGVALAGGLVVTHHTVPPTPGPLGVAGIFGVDVGAMILAGMSLAIPCVIGIVFYAKWLGRKYPEFMPDETGSEDLKEVHARYMEEKANKPLPSLFLSLLPIATPILLIFINAINGLILKTESFQGMEGNWYFQTFEFLGAPIIALSISVLISIYTLMPKATKEEVIDRMEEGLQAAGIILLVTGAGGALGAVLRDSGTGNILAEQVANLPITPVLIPFIIATLVRLIQGSGTVAMITAASISAPIISQIPDINLLVAAQAATMGSLFFGYFNDSLYWVVNRMMGIKDVKQQMIVWSIPTTIAWAIGLVGVLVLDVIL from the coding sequence ATGTCCTATATTCCTGTTATTGGCCTTGCGGTGGCCATATTTGTCTTGATATTTTTAGTATTACGAACGCGTGTGCATGCCCTATTGGCAATGTTAATTGCCGCAGCAATCGCGGGGATTTGTGGTGGTTTGACAGGAGCAGAGACGGTAACTGTCATTACAAAAGGCTTTGGGTCAACACTCGGTAGCATCGGAATTGTTATCGGGCTCGGGGTCATGATGGGAAGGGTACTGGAAGTTTCAGGTGCTGCTGAACAAATCGCCTATAGCTTTATCAAATGGTTGGGGAAAAAACGTGAAGAGTGGGCGCTGGCAATTACGGGCTATATTGTCAGCATCCCTATCTTCGTTGACTCTGCTTTCGTCATTTTATATCCACTGGCAAAAGCACTGGCAAAAAACGGCAAGCGCAGCATATTAACATTAGGGGTTGCACTTGCTGGTGGTTTAGTTGTTACACACCACACTGTTCCACCAACGCCAGGTCCTTTAGGTGTTGCTGGTATTTTTGGTGTTGATGTTGGAGCGATGATCCTAGCAGGGATGAGCCTCGCAATTCCTTGTGTGATCGGAATTGTTTTTTATGCCAAATGGTTAGGGAGGAAATATCCTGAATTTATGCCAGATGAAACGGGCAGTGAAGATCTCAAAGAAGTTCACGCACGTTACATGGAAGAAAAAGCAAACAAACCATTACCAAGCTTATTTTTATCTTTGCTGCCGATTGCCACGCCAATCTTATTGATCTTTATTAATGCTATTAATGGCTTGATTTTAAAGACAGAATCATTCCAAGGAATGGAAGGTAATTGGTATTTCCAGACATTTGAATTCTTGGGCGCGCCAATTATTGCTTTATCGATTAGTGTGTTGATCTCAATATATACATTAATGCCAAAAGCAACAAAAGAAGAAGTCATCGACCGTATGGAAGAAGGCTTACAAGCGGCGGGGATCATCTTGTTAGTGACTGGTGCTGGTGGCGCACTCGGCGCGGTATTACGTGATAGTGGGACAGGTAATATTCTCGCAGAGCAGGTTGCAAACTTACCGATTACACCCGTATTAATTCCTTTTATTATCGCGACATTGGTTCGTTTGATTCAAGGATCTGGCACAGTTGCGATGATCACCGCAGCGTCAATATCTGCACCAATCATCAGCCAAATCCCTGATATTAACTTATTGGTTGCGGCGCAAGCAGCAACAATGGGGTCTCTGTTCTTCGGTTATTTCAACGATAGCCTATATTGGGTTGTGAACAGAATGATGGGGATTAAAGACGTGAAACAACAAATGATCGTTTGGTCTATTCCAACAACAATAGCTTGGGCGATTGGTTTAGTTGGCGTCCTTGTCCTTGATGTCATTCTCTAA
- the otnI gene encoding 2-oxo-tetronate isomerase, translating to MAKFAANLSMMFNEVSFMQRFECAANAGFKGVEYLFPYGEDANLIANELEKYNLTQVLFNMPAGNWAAGERGMASLPGRESEFAESVQTALKYAKALGCKQVHAMAGKVSESFTLEQQKACFIKNIQHAADVMAEHGIRVLIEPINTRDMPGYFLTTQKQAEALLPEINRDNVFIQLDLYHCQIMEGDLLKTIERLWGKFSHIQIASVPYRHEPDSGEVNYPWIFKQLDKMGYEGWLGCEYYPAGRTEDGLGWLKQANS from the coding sequence ATGGCAAAGTTTGCAGCAAACCTCAGCATGATGTTTAACGAAGTCTCTTTTATGCAGCGTTTTGAATGTGCAGCGAATGCAGGTTTTAAGGGTGTTGAATATCTTTTCCCTTATGGAGAAGATGCCAATTTAATTGCGAATGAACTGGAAAAGTACAATTTAACGCAAGTGCTGTTCAATATGCCTGCGGGGAACTGGGCGGCGGGGGAGCGCGGTATGGCATCTCTTCCGGGACGCGAGTCTGAATTTGCCGAAAGTGTACAAACGGCGCTCAAATACGCAAAAGCATTGGGCTGTAAACAAGTTCATGCTATGGCGGGAAAAGTGAGTGAAAGCTTCACATTAGAACAGCAAAAAGCGTGTTTTATCAAAAACATTCAACATGCTGCGGATGTGATGGCTGAACATGGGATCCGTGTACTGATTGAACCAATTAATACCCGCGATATGCCTGGATATTTTTTAACCACGCAAAAGCAAGCTGAAGCATTATTACCTGAAATTAATCGTGACAATGTGTTTATCCAGTTGGATTTATATCACTGCCAAATTATGGAAGGTGATTTATTGAAAACAATCGAGCGCTTATGGGGTAAATTTAGTCATATCCAAATAGCGTCAGTCCCTTATCGTCATGAACCGGATAGCGGCGAAGTGAATTACCCATGGATATTTAAACAATTGGATAAAATGGGTTATGAAGGCTGGTTAGGATGTGAATATTATCCAGCAGGTCGTACCGAAGATGGCTTAGGCTGGCTTAAACAAGCAAATTCATAG
- a CDS encoding YidB family protein encodes MGLLDQMLGMVAGDKMQQFQSVIKWIENQGGLSGVIDKFNEQGLGGIITSWISEGVNLPIDGSQLMQVFGNVNIQELAQSVGLDTQSTSDLIAKYLPQLVDSATPNGEIPENLDLASIGMNLLKSKLFG; translated from the coding sequence ATGGGGCTATTAGATCAAATGTTAGGCATGGTTGCAGGGGATAAAATGCAACAATTTCAATCTGTTATTAAGTGGATTGAAAACCAAGGTGGCCTTTCTGGTGTCATCGATAAATTTAACGAGCAAGGCTTAGGTGGCATTATTACTTCGTGGATTAGCGAAGGCGTCAATTTGCCGATTGATGGTAGTCAATTAATGCAAGTTTTTGGCAACGTCAATATCCAAGAGCTCGCACAATCTGTAGGCTTAGATACACAATCAACATCAGATTTAATCGCCAAATACCTCCCTCAACTGGTTGATAGTGCAACACCCAATGGCGAGATCCCAGAGAACCTCGACCTAGCCTCTATTGGCATGAATCTGTTGAAATCCAAATTATTTGGTTAA
- a CDS encoding aldolase — MSDEKALRQELVDWAKSMFNRGYSSGGAGNISARLPDGCIIVTPTNSSFGDLDPNKLSKLDATGNWIDGDKPTKEVSMHMAMYLQRPDCQAVVHLHSPWLTALSCLAGLDTANCLPPITPYYVMRVGKLPLIEYLPPGDDRIGEEIAKLAPTHNAVLLSNHGPVVGGKTLRQAFFNAEELEDTARLYITLRPHGFTTLTQEQVELLESRYPQQ; from the coding sequence ATGAGTGATGAAAAGGCGCTGCGCCAAGAGTTAGTCGATTGGGCTAAGTCAATGTTTAACCGTGGATACAGTAGCGGTGGCGCAGGAAATATAAGTGCAAGGCTACCTGATGGCTGCATTATTGTCACACCAACCAATTCCAGTTTTGGGGATCTGGACCCAAACAAACTCAGTAAGTTAGATGCAACAGGAAATTGGATTGATGGCGACAAGCCAACGAAAGAAGTCTCTATGCATATGGCAATGTATCTACAACGCCCTGATTGCCAAGCAGTTGTTCACTTACACTCTCCGTGGCTGACGGCACTATCGTGCTTAGCGGGATTAGATACCGCAAACTGCTTGCCACCCATTACGCCATATTACGTGATGCGTGTGGGGAAACTGCCACTAATTGAGTACTTACCACCGGGGGATGACCGAATTGGAGAGGAAATTGCGAAATTAGCACCGACGCACAACGCAGTACTGCTATCTAACCACGGGCCCGTTGTGGGGGGAAAAACATTAAGACAAGCATTTTTTAATGCAGAAGAGCTGGAAGATACGGCTCGCTTATATATCACATTGCGCCCGCATGGTTTTACGACATTAACGCAAGAGCAAGTCGAACTGCTCGAAAGTCGTTATCCACAACAGTAA
- the ltnD gene encoding L-threonate dehydrogenase, which yields MGNFVNHIGVIGLGSMGMGIAQSLIKNNIPTYGFDLNKEACKSLLSSGAKAVSQNAADYAQQIEALLFVVVNGRQVETILFAGDKPLVEQLRPGTIIVLHSTLAAEQTKQIAKRLAHYQLSLVDAPISGGAIKAAEGKLTVMASGEPALFDKLEPVFNAISERLYRVGDAVGLGSTVKTIHQLLAGVHIAVAAESMALASKAGIDLDLMYDIVTHAAGNSWMFENRMQHVLDGDYTPKSSVDIFVKDLGLVMETGKALNFPLPLAATAHQMFISASNEGFGQQDDSAVIKTFKGITLPEKKA from the coding sequence ATGGGAAATTTCGTTAATCATATTGGCGTTATTGGCCTTGGATCTATGGGAATGGGGATAGCGCAATCCTTAATAAAAAATAATATTCCTACCTATGGATTTGATTTAAATAAAGAAGCATGTAAAAGCTTATTATCTAGTGGGGCAAAAGCGGTGAGTCAAAATGCCGCTGATTATGCACAGCAAATCGAGGCTTTGCTATTTGTCGTGGTAAATGGTCGCCAAGTTGAAACGATTTTGTTTGCGGGCGATAAGCCACTTGTTGAGCAACTACGCCCCGGCACAATCATTGTCTTACATAGCACTTTAGCGGCTGAGCAAACTAAGCAAATTGCAAAGCGTCTCGCACATTATCAATTATCGCTGGTGGATGCACCAATTTCAGGTGGTGCAATTAAAGCTGCTGAAGGCAAACTCACCGTAATGGCTTCTGGTGAACCTGCATTATTTGACAAACTGGAGCCTGTATTTAATGCCATTTCTGAGCGCCTATACCGCGTTGGGGACGCCGTTGGCTTAGGATCAACAGTAAAAACTATCCATCAATTACTTGCAGGGGTGCATATCGCCGTTGCGGCAGAAAGCATGGCACTAGCATCAAAAGCAGGGATCGACCTTGATCTGATGTATGACATTGTCACCCATGCTGCTGGGAACTCTTGGATGTTTGAAAACCGCATGCAACATGTATTAGATGGTGATTACACACCAAAGTCATCCGTTGATATTTTTGTAAAAGATTTAGGGTTAGTGATGGAAACAGGGAAAGCATTAAATTTCCCACTTCCACTTGCTGCTACCGCTCATCAAATGTTTATTTCTGCGAGTAATGAAGGCTTTGGCCAGCAAGATGACAGTGCAGTTATTAAAACATTTAAAGGAATTACTTTACCGGAGAAAAAAGCATGA
- the otnK gene encoding 3-oxo-tetronate kinase — protein MTVKLGVIADDFTGATDIAGFMVQNGWKVVQLLNEPDENTIVPHDVDAIIVSLKSRSCPVDEAISASINACNWLKQKAQCQQIFFKYCSTFDSTKKGNIGPVTDALMAQLNTHLTVICPALPINGRTVVHGHLFVNGQLLNESGMQHHPVTPMTDANLLRVMEKQSKGKAGLISLADVQQGGDTIRAQLAAFAVQGVNYVVIDAITMDDLLPIASAVKTMPLLTGGSGLGAALANIDSQCVWGGNTSRGEKPSGSARKTVILSGSCSVMTNKQVQVYQQIAPAKALDVGECLNNPEYAKSLAAWVQEQQSTGLAPLLYATQPPELLKKTQEKYGAVESSRAVENVFGEVVKRLQLQGFNTFIIAGGETSGKVVQSLGTEQLSIGSPIAPGVPWVQDLASGNWLALKSGNFGQENFFQFAQEMFNE, from the coding sequence ATGACAGTGAAGTTAGGCGTGATTGCCGATGATTTTACCGGTGCGACAGATATTGCGGGCTTTATGGTACAAAACGGTTGGAAAGTGGTTCAACTATTGAACGAGCCCGACGAGAACACCATTGTGCCTCATGATGTTGATGCGATTATTGTTAGCTTAAAAAGTCGCTCTTGCCCTGTTGATGAGGCGATTAGCGCTTCAATAAATGCATGTAACTGGCTTAAACAAAAAGCGCAGTGTCAGCAAATTTTCTTTAAATATTGCTCAACTTTTGATTCGACAAAAAAAGGGAATATTGGCCCAGTCACCGATGCATTAATGGCACAGTTGAATACGCATTTAACTGTTATTTGTCCAGCACTGCCTATCAATGGCAGAACCGTTGTTCATGGGCATTTATTTGTTAATGGTCAATTGCTTAATGAAAGCGGAATGCAACATCATCCAGTGACACCCATGACAGATGCAAATTTATTGCGTGTTATGGAGAAACAGTCGAAAGGGAAAGCAGGTTTAATTTCACTGGCAGATGTACAACAAGGGGGCGACACAATCCGTGCACAGCTAGCGGCGTTTGCTGTGCAAGGCGTCAATTATGTGGTTATCGATGCCATTACGATGGATGACTTATTGCCAATTGCGAGTGCGGTGAAAACAATGCCATTACTTACTGGTGGCTCAGGTTTAGGTGCAGCGCTGGCAAACATTGATAGCCAATGTGTGTGGGGGGGGAATACAAGCCGAGGAGAAAAACCGTCTGGCTCAGCAAGAAAAACGGTGATTTTATCAGGTAGCTGCTCTGTTATGACAAACAAGCAAGTACAAGTTTACCAGCAAATAGCACCTGCAAAAGCGTTGGATGTGGGTGAATGCTTAAATAACCCAGAGTATGCCAAATCATTGGCAGCTTGGGTTCAAGAACAGCAATCTACAGGTTTAGCACCGTTGTTATATGCAACTCAGCCACCGGAGTTATTAAAGAAAACGCAAGAAAAGTATGGCGCTGTGGAGTCTAGCCGTGCGGTAGAAAATGTATTTGGCGAAGTAGTGAAGCGACTTCAATTACAAGGGTTTAATACATTTATTATCGCGGGCGGTGAGACGTCAGGCAAAGTAGTTCAAAGCCTTGGTACTGAGCAATTAAGTATAGGCTCACCGATTGCTCCGGGGGTTCCATGGGTACAGGATTTAGCAAGCGGAAACTGGTTAGCATTGAAATCAGGCAACTTTGGCCAAGAAAATTTCTTCCAGTTCGCACAGGAGATGTTTAATGAGTGA
- the denD gene encoding D-erythronate dehydrogenase — protein sequence MKIIITGGAGFLGQQLAAALLKNNQGLHFDHLVLADIHCPTSPVEDARVSCIALDLTQAGAANKLIDGQTDVVFHLAAIVSSHAESDFDLGMKVNFDATRQLLEVAREKNPAIKFLFTSSLAVFGGQLPDVITDLCVVNPQSSYGAQKAMCELMVNDYSRKGYVDGRVMRLPTISIRPGVPNKAASSFASGIIREPLKGVESVCPVSPDLALWLSSPETVISNFIHAISIPAEKFGQSRTVNLPGITVTVQGMIDALRDVAGQEVVDLIRFEPDEAINRIVASWPGKFDISRALDLGFRADGSFGDAIRSFITHHGSSR from the coding sequence ATGAAAATTATTATTACTGGTGGCGCAGGCTTTCTGGGCCAGCAGCTAGCCGCTGCTTTGCTTAAAAATAACCAGGGCTTACATTTTGACCACCTTGTTTTAGCTGATATTCACTGCCCTACATCGCCTGTAGAAGATGCGAGAGTGAGTTGTATCGCTTTAGATTTAACTCAGGCTGGCGCAGCCAATAAACTCATTGATGGGCAAACGGATGTGGTATTCCATCTTGCTGCAATCGTCAGTAGCCATGCTGAAAGTGATTTTGACCTAGGCATGAAGGTTAATTTCGACGCAACACGCCAATTATTGGAAGTGGCTCGTGAGAAAAACCCAGCAATTAAATTTTTGTTCACCAGCTCATTGGCTGTTTTTGGTGGTCAGCTGCCTGATGTGATCACTGATTTGTGCGTTGTGAACCCACAGTCATCTTATGGTGCACAAAAAGCAATGTGCGAGTTGATGGTGAATGACTACTCCCGTAAAGGTTATGTAGATGGACGTGTGATGCGTTTACCGACAATCAGTATTCGTCCAGGGGTACCAAATAAAGCGGCTTCATCATTTGCAAGTGGCATCATTCGTGAGCCTTTAAAGGGGGTTGAGAGTGTTTGCCCGGTTTCACCTGACTTGGCGTTATGGTTATCAAGCCCAGAAACAGTCATTAGCAATTTTATTCATGCAATTAGCATTCCCGCAGAGAAATTTGGTCAATCACGGACAGTGAATTTGCCCGGTATCACCGTCACCGTCCAAGGCATGATAGATGCATTACGTGATGTTGCAGGTCAAGAAGTTGTTGATCTTATCCGTTTTGAACCCGATGAGGCGATTAACCGTATTGTGGCGAGTTGGCCGGGCAAATTTGATATTAGCCGTGCATTGGATTTAGGGTTCCGTGCAGATGGCTCGTTTGGTGATGCGATCCGTTCATTTATCACCCACCACGGCTCGTCTAGATAG
- the udp gene encoding uridine phosphorylase, with product MSDVFHLGLKKSDLQGATVAIVPGDPNRVEKIARLMDNPVHLASLREYTSWRGELDGKAVIVCSTGIGGPSTSIAVEELAQLGIRTFLRIGTTGAIQEDINVGDVLVTTGAVRLDGASQHFAPLEYPAVADFDCTNALFAAAKDAGATVHVGVTASSDTFYPGQERYDTYTGRVMRHFRGSMKEWQDMGVMNYEMESATLLTMCSSSKGLRAGMVAGVIVNRTQQEIPNEALLKKTEGNVLSIVVEAARRLL from the coding sequence ATGTCTGACGTTTTCCACTTAGGTTTAAAAAAAAGTGACTTACAGGGCGCAACCGTAGCGATTGTTCCTGGGGATCCTAACCGTGTTGAAAAAATTGCACGTCTGATGGATAACCCTGTACACCTTGCTTCATTACGTGAATACACGTCTTGGCGTGGTGAGCTCGATGGTAAAGCTGTTATTGTTTGCTCAACGGGTATTGGTGGTCCATCTACTTCTATTGCAGTTGAAGAACTTGCACAATTAGGTATTCGTACCTTCTTACGTATTGGTACAACAGGTGCAATTCAAGAAGATATCAATGTGGGTGATGTATTAGTCACCACGGGTGCGGTGCGTTTAGATGGCGCAAGTCAGCACTTTGCGCCACTTGAATACCCAGCAGTTGCGGATTTTGATTGTACTAATGCATTGTTTGCCGCCGCAAAAGATGCGGGAGCAACGGTTCATGTTGGCGTAACGGCGTCGTCAGATACTTTCTACCCAGGTCAAGAGCGTTATGATACCTATACGGGACGTGTTATGCGTCATTTCAGAGGCTCGATGAAAGAGTGGCAAGATATGGGTGTCATGAACTATGAAATGGAATCCGCCACATTACTGACCATGTGTTCGAGCAGCAAAGGTCTGCGTGCTGGCATGGTTGCAGGCGTAATTGTTAACCGTACACAACAAGAAATTCCAAACGAAGCACTCCTGAAGAAAACGGAAGGTAATGTGCTGAGTATTGTTGTTGAAGCGGCACGTCGCTTACTGTAA
- a CDS encoding DeoR/GlpR family DNA-binding transcription regulator — translation MLPSERRDFIYRYVHEHQTVSIGDLVELMDVSHMTVRRDIRMLEEEGKVLSISGGVKLNDALHQELPWREKARLHHRHKREIGQFASSLVEDGQVVYLDAGTTTFEIARVLGERFNLTIVTNDFSIMQYLMDKPQLNLYHTGGQVDKGNHSCVGNTAAMMLRTLNVDIAFISTSSWDLQHGVSTPHEEKVQIKQTLLDVSRRCVLVSDSSKFGKYGMFRVCPLNQLHDIVCDDRLPADVVQRITEQNVKLHLIKT, via the coding sequence ATGCTTCCTTCTGAGCGTCGTGATTTTATTTACCGTTACGTGCATGAACACCAAACTGTTTCAATCGGTGATTTGGTTGAGCTAATGGATGTTTCTCATATGACTGTACGGCGCGATATTCGTATGTTGGAGGAAGAAGGAAAGGTTCTGAGCATTAGTGGTGGCGTTAAGTTGAATGATGCATTGCACCAAGAGTTACCTTGGCGGGAAAAGGCTCGATTACATCACCGTCATAAGCGTGAAATTGGGCAATTTGCGAGTTCATTGGTTGAAGATGGGCAAGTTGTGTATCTCGATGCCGGTACAACAACCTTTGAAATCGCTCGTGTTCTTGGTGAGCGCTTTAATTTAACTATCGTCACCAATGATTTTTCCATTATGCAGTATTTAATGGATAAGCCGCAGCTCAATTTGTACCACACGGGCGGTCAAGTGGACAAAGGCAACCATTCGTGTGTTGGGAATACTGCGGCGATGATGTTGCGAACATTGAACGTGGATATTGCATTTATCAGTACCAGTTCATGGGATCTACAACATGGTGTTTCAACACCTCATGAAGAAAAAGTACAAATAAAACAAACTTTACTGGATGTAAGCCGACGTTGTGTGTTGGTTTCAGATAGTAGCAAATTTGGCAAGTATGGCATGTTTCGTGTTTGCCCTCTAAATCAATTGCACGACATCGTTTGTGATGATCGGTTACCCGCTGATGTGGTGCAAAGGATAACAGAACAAAACGTCAAACTTCATTTAATAAAGACATAA